A genomic region of Jaculus jaculus isolate mJacJac1 chromosome 10, mJacJac1.mat.Y.cur, whole genome shotgun sequence contains the following coding sequences:
- the Chrm2 gene encoding muscarinic acetylcholine receptor M2 has product MNNSTNSSNNGLAINSPYKTFEVVFIVLVAGSLSLVTIIGNILVMVSIKVNRHLQTVNNYFLFSLACADLIIGVFSMNLYTLYTVIGYWPLGPVVCDLWLALDYVVSNASVMNLLIISFDRYFCVTKPLTYPVKRTTKMAGMMIAAAWVLSFILWAPAILFWQFIVGVRTVEDGECYIQFFSNAAVTFGTAIAAFYLPVIIMTVLYWHISRASKSRIKKEKKEPVANQDPVSPSLVQGKIVKPNNNNRPGGDGGLGHNKIQNGKAPRDAGTENCVQGEEKESSNDSTSVSAVASNMRDDEITQDENTVSTSLGHSKDENSKQTCIKIVTKTQKGDSCTPTNTTVELVGSSGQNGDEKQNIVARKIVKMTKQPAKKKPPPSREKKVTRTILAILLAFIITWAPYNVMVLINTFCAPCIPNTVWTIGYWLCYINSTINPACYALCNATFKKTFKHLLMCHYKNIGATR; this is encoded by the coding sequence ATGAACAACTCCACAAACTCCTCTAATAATGGCTTGGCTATTAACAGTCCTTATAAGACCTTTGAAGTGGTGTTTATTGTCCTTGTGGCTGGATCCCTCAGTCTGGTGACCATTATTGGAAACATCCTGGTCATGGTTTCCATTAAAGTCAACCGCCACCTGCAGACCGTCAACAATTACTTCTTGTTCAGCCTCGCCTGTGCTGACCTCATCATAGGTGTCTTCTCCATGAACTTGTATACCCTCTACACTGTGATCGGCTACTGGCCTTTGGGACCGGTGGTGTGTGACCTCTGGCTAGCCTTGGACTATGTGGTCAGCAATGCCTCGGTTATGAATCTTCTCATCATCAGCTTCGACAGGTACTTCTGTGTGACAAAACCTCTGACCTACCCGGTTAAGCGGACCACAAAAATGGCAGGCATGATGATCGCAGCTGCCTGGGTCCTGTCCTTCATCCTCTGGGCTCCAGCCATTCTCTTCTGGCAGTTCATCGTTGGGGTGAGGactgtggaggatggagagtgCTATATTCAGTTCTTCTCCAACGCTGCTGTCACCTTTGGTACAGCCATTGCAGCCTTCTATCTGCCGGTGATCATCATGACCGTGCTGTATTGGCACATATCCCGAGCCAGCAAGAGCAggattaagaaagaaaagaaagagcccgTGGCCAACCAAGACCCCGTGTCTCCAAGTCTGGTGCAAGGAAAGATCGTgaagccaaacaacaacaaccggCCTGGCGGTGACGGTGGCCTGGGGCACAACAAAATCCAGAACGGCAAGGCTCCCAGGGACGCCGGGACTGAAAACTGTGTccagggggaggagaaggagagttCCAATGACTCCACCTCAGTCAGCGCCGTCGCCTCTAATATGAGAGATGATGAAATAACCCAAGACGAAAACacagtctccacctccctaggCCACTCCAAAGATGAGAACTCTAAGCAAACGTGTATTAAAATTGTCACCAAGACCCAAAAAGGTGACTCGTGCACCCCAACGAATACCACTGTAGAGCTAGTTGGGTCTTCGGGCCAGAACGGAGATGAAAAACAGAACATCGTCGCCCGTAAGATTGTGAAGATGACCAAGCAACCTGCGAAAAAGAAGCCACCTCCTTCTCGGGAGAAGAAAGTGACCCGGACAATCTTGGCTATCCTGCTGGCTTTTATCATTACCTGGGCACCGTACAATGTCATGGTGCTCATTAATACCTTCTGTGCACCGTGCATCCCCAACACAGTGTGGACAATTGGTTACTGGCTCTGTTACATCAATAGCACCATCAACCCAGCCTGCTATGCGCTTTGTAACGCCACCTTCAAGAAGACCTTCAAACACCTTCTCATGTGTCATTACAAGAACATAGGTGCTACAAGGTAA